A single window of Arcobacter venerupis DNA harbors:
- a CDS encoding D-alanine--D-alanine ligase has translation MKIAIVFGGVSFEHEISIVSSIAMKDVLKDELIYLFLDASRDLYLIPTNIIKSKLFSSGEYKKFDKVFFQKGGFYKRGGLFSKEQSIDYDVVLNLSHGGDGEDGIISSVLDFYNIPFLAPRTEACVVSSNKFLTKGYASSVGVNTLDYKYFTKGDKVVIDSFPAILKPVKLGSSIGVSIVKTQEELDYALDVAYEFDNAVIIEPFISGVKEYNLAGTKVNGEFRFSIIEEPQKAEFLDFDKKYLDFSRTSKALEVDLGEKLNEEIKEAFRRLYNNLFEGSIIRCDFFVVNDTVYLNEINSIPGSMANYLFEDFASLFTAVATTLPTKKHIPITYDYVNKIQATKGK, from the coding sequence ATGAAAATAGCTATAGTTTTTGGCGGAGTAAGTTTTGAACATGAAATCTCAATAGTAAGTTCAATTGCTATGAAAGATGTGTTAAAAGATGAATTAATTTATCTTTTTTTAGATGCATCAAGAGATTTGTATCTTATTCCAACTAATATTATTAAGTCAAAATTGTTTAGTTCAGGTGAATACAAAAAATTTGATAAAGTTTTTTTCCAAAAAGGTGGCTTTTATAAAAGAGGTGGACTTTTTTCAAAAGAACAAAGTATTGATTATGATGTTGTTTTAAATCTTTCTCATGGTGGAGATGGAGAAGATGGAATAATATCATCTGTTTTAGATTTTTACAATATTCCTTTTTTAGCTCCCCGAACTGAAGCTTGTGTTGTAAGTTCAAATAAATTTTTAACAAAAGGTTATGCTTCAAGTGTTGGAGTTAATACTTTAGATTATAAATATTTCACAAAAGGTGATAAAGTTGTTATTGATAGTTTTCCAGCAATTTTAAAACCAGTTAAACTTGGAAGTTCAATTGGTGTTTCTATTGTTAAAACACAAGAAGAGTTAGACTATGCACTTGATGTGGCTTATGAGTTTGATAATGCTGTAATTATTGAGCCTTTTATAAGTGGAGTAAAAGAGTATAACTTAGCTGGAACAAAAGTAAATGGTGAATTTAGATTCTCAATTATTGAAGAGCCACAAAAAGCTGAATTTTTAGATTTTGATAAAAAATATTTAGATTTTTCAAGAACTTCTAAAGCTTTAGAAGTTGATTTAGGTGAAAAATTAAATGAAGAGATAAAAGAAGCCTTTAGAAGACTTTATAACAATTTATTTGAGGGTTCAATCATTAGATGTGATTTTTTTGTTGTTAATGATACAGTTTATTTAAATGAGATAAATTCAATTCCAGGATCTATGGCAAATTATTTATTTGAAGATTTTGCTTCATTATTTACTGCTGTTGCAACTACACTTCCAACAAAAAAACATATTCCAATAACTTATGATTATGTTAATAAAATACAAGCTACTAAAGGAAAATAA
- a CDS encoding alpha/beta fold hydrolase gives MATKNLIVDNKNFDISYEIVNPTAKKDIIFLHGWGSNKDIMKNVFSSYLKDFRHIYIDLPGFGKSLNKYVLTTKDYAKIVDELLKLLLSSKDVIAGHSYGGKVATLLNPKNLVLLSSAGILEKKPFDVKLKIFFAKIFNALGLKGFTKKFRSTDVNTMSENMYLTFKNVVNEDFTTFFSDFSSNALVFWGEKDTATSLESGKKMASLLKKSTFTSYDGDHFFFVQNAKNISERIENGIL, from the coding sequence TTGGCAACAAAAAATCTGATAGTCGATAATAAAAATTTTGATATTTCTTATGAAATAGTAAATCCAACAGCAAAAAAAGATATAATTTTTTTACATGGTTGGGGTTCAAATAAAGATATTATGAAAAATGTATTTTCTTCTTATTTGAAAGATTTTAGACATATTTATATTGATTTACCAGGATTTGGGAAAAGTTTAAATAAGTATGTTTTAACAACTAAAGATTATGCCAAAATTGTAGATGAGTTATTAAAACTCTTATTATCTTCAAAAGATGTAATTGCTGGTCATTCTTATGGTGGGAAAGTTGCCACATTGTTAAATCCTAAAAATTTAGTTTTATTAAGTAGTGCAGGAATTTTAGAAAAAAAACCATTTGATGTTAAACTTAAAATTTTTTTTGCAAAGATTTTTAACGCTTTAGGATTAAAAGGTTTTACTAAAAAGTTCAGAAGTACTGATGTTAATACAATGAGTGAAAATATGTATTTAACTTTTAAAAATGTTGTAAATGAAGATTTTACAACATTCTTTTCAGATTTTTCAAGTAATGCTTTAGTCTTTTGGGGAGAAAAAGACACAGCAACTTCTTTAGAATCTGGTAAAAAAATGGCATCATTACTAAAAAAATCAACTTTTACATCTTACGATGGTGATCATTTTTTCTTTGTACAAAATGCAAAAAATATAAGTGAGAGAATTGAAAATGGAATACTTTAA
- a CDS encoding Mur ligase family protein — protein sequence MEYFNIITHIILIMSLGWYLITNLQWYNYKLERVILKHHKWQWHITYFLSPIVLFYIIPEPYYAVYFYVIYMTSFVLWNKKLDHSLVLTSRVKRFLSILLFLTFAMTALCLASPDCKNMFIFAPLILVYAISTILEKIFFISFKHKAKQRYQSIAGLRTVAITASFGKTSIKNYLHHVLKSKYKTYKTPRSVNTIAGIVLDVNRDIPLDTQIYIAEAGARVKGDIEEITMFLEPQICVIGSVGEQHIEYFKTLSNIIHTKMEILKSPKMKMGFVHESVPLKPYDLITKFPNNLHIVKSNLDGIWFDVEVAGKIEHFQAPILGSFNAVNLTAVILVSHYLGMSINEIKMALCTLPQVEHRLQKIEAGGKIIIDDSFNGNLTGMLEAVNICATHTGRKVIITPGLVESTDEANILLAKEINKTFDFVILTGSLNTHLFSANIDKEKVYILKDKALMEATLAKTTRAGDLILFANDAPNFI from the coding sequence ATGGAATACTTTAATATTATTACACATATTATTTTAATAATGAGTTTGGGTTGGTATTTAATTACTAATCTACAATGGTATAACTACAAATTAGAAAGAGTTATCCTAAAACATCATAAATGGCAATGGCATATAACATATTTTTTATCACCTATAGTTCTTTTTTATATAATTCCTGAACCTTATTATGCGGTTTATTTTTATGTGATATATATGACAAGTTTTGTTTTATGGAATAAAAAATTAGATCATTCTTTAGTATTAACGTCAAGAGTAAAAAGATTTTTATCAATATTACTTTTTTTAACATTTGCAATGACAGCACTTTGTTTAGCAAGTCCAGATTGTAAAAATATGTTTATTTTTGCTCCATTAATTTTAGTTTATGCAATTTCAACAATTTTAGAAAAAATATTTTTTATCTCTTTTAAACACAAAGCCAAGCAAAGATATCAAAGTATTGCAGGACTTAGAACCGTTGCGATTACTGCATCTTTTGGGAAAACGTCAATTAAAAACTATTTACATCATGTTTTAAAGAGTAAATATAAAACATATAAAACACCAAGAAGTGTAAATACAATAGCAGGAATTGTACTTGATGTAAATAGAGATATCCCTTTGGATACACAAATTTATATTGCAGAAGCAGGGGCAAGAGTAAAAGGTGATATTGAAGAAATCACAATGTTTTTAGAACCTCAAATTTGTGTTATTGGAAGTGTTGGAGAACAACATATTGAGTATTTTAAAACTCTGTCAAACATAATTCACACAAAAATGGAAATATTAAAATCTCCAAAAATGAAAATGGGATTTGTTCATGAATCTGTTCCTCTTAAGCCCTATGATTTAATTACAAAATTCCCAAATAATTTACATATTGTAAAAAGCAATTTAGATGGAATCTGGTTTGATGTTGAAGTTGCTGGAAAAATTGAACATTTTCAAGCTCCAATTTTGGGAAGCTTTAATGCTGTAAATTTAACAGCTGTTATTTTAGTATCTCACTATTTAGGTATGAGTATAAATGAGATAAAAATGGCATTATGTACACTTCCTCAAGTTGAACATAGACTTCAAAAAATCGAAGCAGGTGGAAAAATCATAATAGATGATTCATTTAACGGAAATCTAACAGGTATGTTAGAAGCTGTAAATATTTGCGCAACACATACAGGAAGAAAAGTAATTATTACTCCTGGTCTTGTAGAATCAACAGATGAAGCAAATATTTTATTAGCAAAAGAGATAAATAAAACTTTTGATTTTGTAATTTTAACAGGAAGTTTAAATACACATCTGTTTAGTGCAAATATAGATAAAGAAAAAGTTTATATCTTAAAAGACAAAGCATTAATGGAAGCAACACTGGCAAAAACTACAAGAGCTGGTGATTTGATTTTATTTGCAAATGATGCACCAAACTTTATATAA
- a CDS encoding HIT family protein, whose amino-acid sequence MEHLYAPWRYEYVSEEKIEGCVFCHIAKNIDDEKMQVLFADEHCYIVMNKFPYSPGHMMVIPFFHTSNIEDLQDEVWMQMSIRVRQGVKLLKEVMPCEGVNIGMNLGRAAGAGIEQHVHYHMLPRWLGDTNFITSIGGARIYPATFEEIFKKLKDNASKYFI is encoded by the coding sequence ATGGAACATTTATATGCACCATGGCGATATGAGTATGTAAGCGAAGAGAAAATAGAAGGTTGTGTTTTCTGTCATATCGCTAAAAATATTGATGATGAAAAAATGCAAGTTTTATTTGCAGATGAGCACTGTTATATTGTAATGAATAAATTTCCTTATAGTCCAGGTCATATGATGGTAATTCCATTTTTTCATACATCAAATATTGAAGATTTACAAGATGAAGTTTGGATGCAAATGAGCATACGAGTGCGACAAGGTGTGAAACTCTTAAAAGAAGTTATGCCATGTGAAGGCGTAAATATTGGCATGAATCTTGGACGTGCAGCAGGTGCAGGAATAGAACAACATGTACACTATCATATGCTTCCACGATGGCTTGGTGACACTAATTTTATAACTTCTATTGGTGGAGCAAGAATCTACCCAGCAACTTTTGAGGAAATTTTTAAAAAACTAAAAGATAATGCTTCAAAATATTTTATTTAA
- a CDS encoding helix-turn-helix transcriptional regulator: protein MNLLDSTPEIEIEVFYRKISNNIKRKRIENGLNQLEVALEIGIGSVAFYSNCENLKYEKHFNLAHIYKLAKLFNLQPHELLI, encoded by the coding sequence ATGAATTTGTTAGATAGTACCCCTGAAATTGAAATTGAAGTTTTTTATAGAAAAATATCTAATAATATAAAAAGAAAAAGAATTGAAAATGGGTTAAACCAATTAGAGGTTGCACTTGAGATTGGAATAGGATCAGTTGCTTTTTATTCCAATTGTGAAAATTTAAAATACGAAAAACATTTTAATTTAGCACACATTTATAAGTTAGCAAAACTTTTTAATTTGCAACCACATGAATTATTAATATAG
- a CDS encoding HAMP domain-containing methyl-accepting chemotaxis protein has product MFKNLTIKMKLISSFLVMIVLIAGLAIYSISSISETSDGFNKYKESAKNTDIGSNIQINMLVVRMYALNYFKDPTQENIDGYHKFIDISMGFVKTALSELKHSTQLSMAKEINESYEIYNKGFLEVIDIMKEKSDIYASNLAVNGKKINDLLLSMLESAKNDKNIDDTYLIAKSVNSLLLARVYNMKYFSSDLNSDYERVLSEFTNLNKALNELVVIIQDPKRKEQLKELISLTEIYKNGSARINKVINDRDAIIVNLWILDRKIGKLSEDIKLSIKDEQNIIDTNVTNLNSNIKLFVTIISLVILVLSIILAIVLPRNIANLLNTFQTGLMDFFKYLNRESKEAKLIEMNSTDEFGIMAKVVNDNIEKTKKGIDEDRKLIDETVSVLGEFEQGDLVQRLNINVSNPALMQLKDVLNRMADNLENNINNVLNIVEEYSSYNYLNKISTNGLKEHLLKLASGVNNLGDSITEMLVENKSNGLTLDKSSNTLLSNVDKLNQSSNEAASSLEETAAALEEITSNIRNNTENIAKMSKLSDGVTTSANEGEKLANDTTVAMEEINTQVTAIKEAITVIDQIAFQTNILSLNAAVEAATAGEAGKGFAVVAAEVRSLASRSAEAAKGIKELVENATNKANDGKNIAGEMIKGYKVLNGNILETTNLISDISSASKEQLLGIEQINDAVNQLDQQTQQNAKVASETQDIAILTDQIAKLIVSDADNKEFNGKNSVKAKVANTKQEVSKIVSKIAKKETKIEIIKTKRDNGDWESF; this is encoded by the coding sequence ATGTTTAAAAATTTAACAATAAAGATGAAACTTATATCATCATTTTTAGTGATGATTGTTTTAATTGCTGGCTTGGCAATTTATAGCATATCATCAATCAGCGAAACAAGTGATGGATTTAATAAATATAAAGAATCAGCAAAAAATACTGATATTGGAAGTAATATTCAAATAAATATGCTTGTAGTTAGAATGTATGCATTAAATTACTTTAAAGATCCAACACAAGAGAACATTGATGGATATCATAAGTTTATTGACATTTCTATGGGTTTTGTAAAAACAGCTTTATCTGAGCTTAAACATTCTACTCAATTGTCAATGGCTAAAGAGATTAATGAAAGTTATGAAATATATAACAAGGGTTTTTTAGAAGTAATTGATATTATGAAAGAAAAAAGTGATATATACGCAAGCAATCTCGCTGTTAATGGGAAAAAAATAAATGATCTTCTTCTTTCTATGTTGGAAAGTGCAAAAAATGATAAAAATATTGATGATACATATTTAATTGCAAAATCAGTTAATTCTTTGTTATTAGCTAGAGTTTATAATATGAAGTATTTTAGTTCAGATTTAAATAGTGATTATGAAAGAGTTTTAAGTGAGTTTACTAATTTGAATAAAGCATTAAATGAGTTAGTTGTAATCATTCAAGATCCAAAAAGAAAAGAGCAGTTGAAAGAGCTTATATCTCTTACTGAAATCTATAAAAATGGTTCGGCTAGAATTAATAAAGTTATCAATGATAGAGATGCAATTATTGTAAATTTATGGATATTAGATCGAAAAATTGGAAAACTATCTGAAGATATAAAATTATCAATTAAAGATGAACAAAATATAATTGACACAAATGTTACTAATCTAAATTCAAATATTAAGTTATTTGTCACAATCATATCTTTAGTGATCTTAGTTTTATCAATCATTCTAGCAATAGTATTGCCAAGAAATATAGCTAATTTATTAAACACATTCCAAACTGGTTTAATGGACTTTTTTAAATACCTAAATCGTGAGAGCAAAGAAGCAAAATTAATAGAGATGAATTCAACAGATGAATTTGGAATAATGGCCAAAGTTGTAAATGATAATATTGAAAAAACTAAAAAAGGTATAGATGAAGATAGAAAACTAATAGATGAGACAGTTTCAGTATTAGGAGAATTTGAACAGGGAGATTTAGTTCAAAGATTAAATATAAATGTTTCAAACCCAGCTTTAATGCAACTAAAAGATGTATTAAATAGAATGGCAGATAATTTAGAGAATAATATTAATAATGTGCTAAATATAGTAGAAGAGTATTCTTCATATAATTATTTAAATAAAATATCAACAAATGGACTAAAAGAGCATCTTTTAAAATTGGCAAGTGGAGTAAATAATTTAGGTGATTCTATAACAGAAATGTTAGTAGAGAATAAATCAAATGGATTAACATTAGATAAAAGTTCAAATACACTTTTAAGTAATGTAGATAAATTAAATCAAAGTTCAAATGAAGCCGCAAGTTCCCTAGAAGAAACAGCAGCAGCCTTAGAAGAAATAACAAGTAACATAAGAAATAATACAGAAAATATAGCAAAAATGTCTAAACTTTCAGATGGTGTAACAACATCAGCAAATGAAGGTGAAAAATTAGCAAATGATACAACAGTGGCAATGGAAGAGATAAATACTCAAGTAACTGCCATAAAAGAAGCAATAACAGTTATAGATCAAATTGCATTCCAAACAAATATTCTGTCTTTAAATGCAGCAGTAGAAGCAGCAACTGCAGGAGAAGCAGGGAAAGGATTTGCCGTAGTAGCAGCAGAAGTAAGAAGTCTTGCTTCTAGAAGTGCAGAAGCAGCAAAAGGAATAAAAGAATTAGTAGAAAATGCAACAAACAAAGCAAATGATGGAAAAAATATTGCAGGTGAGATGATAAAAGGATATAAAGTACTAAATGGGAATATATTAGAAACAACAAACCTAATTTCAGATATATCAAGTGCATCTAAAGAACAATTATTAGGAATAGAACAAATAAATGATGCGGTGAATCAGTTAGATCAACAAACACAACAAAATGCAAAGGTAGCATCTGAAACACAAGATATTGCAATTTTAACAGATCAAATTGCAAAATTAATTGTAAGTGATGCAGATAATAAAGAGTTTAATGGTAAGAATAGTGTAAAAGCAAAAGTGGCTAATACGAAACAAGAAGTAAGTAAAATAGTAAGCAAAATAGCAAAAAAGGAAACAAAAATTGAAATAATAAAAACAAAAAGAGATAATGGAGATTGGGAGAGTTTTTAA